The following are from one region of the Corylus avellana chromosome ca1, CavTom2PMs-1.0 genome:
- the LOC132173665 gene encoding uncharacterized protein LOC132173665: MKKILDALLGRTFKASKFLHVGSLAMTCIASKKDQHQAQCSQAQSAVVLLLKHGYHNRALLRVERIINELRMLDALNMIEGYLNLLIERVNLIEKEREFATCAIELRLNCRVNPKMILLLSTRQPILKCRMKLLNDIASDNNIALQLENAVSISTEENLDVNKKQNQPGDSWGIVREKIKNDDMFTRKSRDVTHAPEVAFEPATCAHLTNIRERPISVGTRQVGVQ, encoded by the exons ATGAAAAAGATTCTTGATGCTCTGCTTGGTAGAACCTTCAAGGCCTCCAAGTTTCTGCATGTGGGGAGTCTGGCTATGACGTGCATCGCCTCGAAGAAAGACCAGCACCAAGCCCAGTGCTCCCAAGCCCAGTCCGCTGTCGTTCTGCTCCTTAAGCATGGTTACCATAACCGTGCTCTCCTTCGA GTTGAGCGTATAATCAACGAACTAAGGATGTTGGATGCACTCAATATGATAGAGGGCTATCTCAATCTTCTGATTGAAAGGGTAAAcctcatagaaaaagaaag GGAGTTTGCTACTTGTGCTATTGAATTACGCTTGAACTGCAGAGTAAATCCTAAG ATGATACTACTACTATCAACCAGGCAGCCAATCTTGAAATGCAGAATGAAACTGCTCAACGACATTGCATCTGACAACAACATAGCTCTGCAACTTGAGAACGCTGTTTCTATTTCGACTGAG GAAAATCTGGATGTGAACAAGAAGCAAAACCAGCCTGGGGATAGTTGGGGAATTGTGCGTGAAAAGATCAAGAACGATGATATGTTCACAAGAAAATCTAGGGATGTAACTCACGCACCTGAAGTTGCATTTGAGCCAGCTACTTGTGCACATCTTACAAACATAAGGGAAAGACCAATATCTGTCGGGACTAGACAAGTTGGTGTCCAGTGA